A genomic stretch from Edaphobacter aggregans includes:
- a CDS encoding RNA polymerase sigma factor: MTDDEEVWKKISNADVAAFDAFYRESAPRLRAFLRHIVGNPQAAEDVAQDAFTQIYGFAPTAFSRSAGAFAGISMGLRGSAPRNGGETRQHPMGPAGPEPSDCKTEAASVMGDALARLPEEQRALLWLREVEGQSYAELAVILEIPIGTVRSRLFAAREALRKIWRSDWRSI, encoded by the coding sequence TTGACCGACGACGAAGAGGTTTGGAAGAAGATCTCCAACGCAGATGTGGCGGCATTTGACGCATTCTACCGGGAGAGTGCACCGAGGCTTCGGGCGTTTCTGCGCCACATCGTCGGAAATCCGCAGGCGGCCGAGGATGTTGCGCAAGACGCGTTTACCCAGATATATGGATTCGCCCCAACGGCTTTCAGCCGGAGCGCGGGAGCCTTCGCGGGTATCTCTATGGGATTGCGAGGAAGCGCGCCGCGGAATGGTGGCGAAACCAGACAACATCCGATGGGGCCCGCCGGGCCCGAGCCGAGCGACTGCAAGACTGAGGCAGCTTCCGTGATGGGAGATGCGCTCGCTCGGCTCCCCGAGGAGCAACGAGCGTTGTTATGGCTGCGGGAAGTAGAAGGGCAATCGTATGCGGAACTCGCGGTCATTCTGGAGATCCCCATAGGAACCGTGAGATCGCGGCTGTTTGCGGCACGGGAGGCATTGCGAAAGATATGGCGGAGCGATTGGAGGTCCATATGA
- a CDS encoding single-stranded DNA-binding protein produces MFNKVILIGRLGQNAEAKTAQNNKEYVILNIATQESWKNDKGDYENRTEWHRVFAWRNLSKFAKTLQKGQLVNLEGILRYREVEDEVKGTTFKHRITEIHAISMKRLSKVEAADDPSDGADDE; encoded by the coding sequence ATGTTCAACAAAGTCATCCTCATCGGCCGCCTCGGACAGAACGCAGAAGCCAAAACCGCTCAAAACAACAAAGAGTACGTCATCCTCAACATCGCAACCCAGGAGAGCTGGAAGAACGACAAGGGCGACTACGAGAACCGCACCGAGTGGCATCGCGTCTTTGCCTGGAGGAATCTCTCTAAGTTCGCCAAGACTCTCCAGAAGGGGCAGCTCGTCAACCTGGAAGGCATTCTCCGGTATCGCGAGGTAGAGGATGAGGTCAAGGGGACCACCTTCAAGCACCGGATCACCGAGATCCACGCGATCAGCATGAAGCGGCTCTCGAAAGTTGAAGCCGCAGATGATCCTTCGGACGGAGCCGACGACGAGTAA
- a CDS encoding TIGR03435 family protein encodes MNLAKNCALLALVGLFAKAEMRAQLANNVSIPSVAAIQGVFGDVSVRLKAGDFAPDIVFTKVLEPAEGSWNSADLSGKTTVLVFFPLVSRNPNPMTMWNAVIERFAGKPVQFVLITSEKESSLLPWLAQHRVSGSVLYDPDGQTGRAYGLEMPAMVYIGADRKIVGFQQGIVPDDRTLNGVLDGHITTTRPKPDIASAKAFLASGLVPLDAESPRMPRPEDQRPAFPPSDTLHVSPAKNELGSGNSSGDDFWSLQGFTLKSLIAEMYDLNPIRIVLPASLDNGKRYDFAIVLPEPKSREEKRRVIEQSIQDYFHIAATRVDHLSDVYVVTAPNGTPPATTARQSAGRTGGGFSSSSIGFETVGSADEMPSGDPKPLPINAFRSISVRNATMDEFCHTLERNLDRPVVNETNLEGKYDFQVRTGRGQQNDFLERLRNQLNLVVTPAQRNIETLVFQPR; translated from the coding sequence GGGTGTATTCGGAGATGTTTCCGTTCGACTGAAGGCAGGCGATTTCGCGCCGGACATTGTGTTTACCAAAGTGCTGGAGCCTGCTGAAGGCTCCTGGAATTCAGCAGATCTCTCCGGAAAGACGACCGTGCTCGTTTTCTTTCCCCTGGTCTCGCGCAACCCTAACCCGATGACGATGTGGAATGCGGTGATCGAGCGCTTCGCTGGCAAGCCGGTGCAATTCGTCCTGATCACTTCGGAGAAAGAGTCCTCCCTTTTGCCCTGGCTCGCGCAGCATCGAGTGAGTGGCTCGGTGTTGTACGACCCCGACGGCCAGACCGGTAGGGCTTATGGGTTGGAGATGCCGGCCATGGTGTACATCGGCGCGGACCGCAAGATCGTCGGCTTCCAGCAAGGCATCGTTCCGGACGACCGGACATTGAATGGGGTCTTGGACGGCCATATCACCACGACGAGGCCCAAGCCGGATATAGCGTCGGCCAAGGCATTTCTCGCGAGCGGTCTGGTGCCGCTGGATGCGGAGTCGCCAAGGATGCCCCGGCCGGAAGACCAAAGACCTGCGTTTCCGCCATCCGACACGCTCCATGTCTCGCCGGCCAAAAACGAGCTCGGAAGCGGCAATTCTAGCGGGGATGACTTTTGGAGCCTGCAGGGCTTCACGTTGAAGAGCCTGATTGCCGAGATGTATGACCTGAACCCAATTCGCATCGTTCTTCCTGCGTCACTCGACAACGGCAAGCGCTACGATTTTGCGATTGTTCTGCCGGAACCCAAGAGCCGTGAAGAAAAGCGCCGTGTGATCGAGCAAAGCATTCAGGATTACTTCCATATCGCCGCGACCCGCGTAGACCATCTGTCGGACGTCTACGTGGTGACCGCGCCGAACGGGACTCCCCCTGCAACGACGGCACGGCAGTCAGCAGGCCGGACGGGCGGCGGCTTCAGTTCCTCCTCCATTGGCTTTGAAACAGTGGGCAGCGCGGATGAGATGCCTAGCGGCGATCCCAAGCCGCTTCCGATTAATGCTTTCCGTAGCATCTCAGTCAGAAATGCCACAATGGATGAATTTTGCCACACGCTGGAGAGGAACCTGGATCGTCCCGTCGTTAATGAGACCAACCTGGAAGGCAAGTATGACTTTCAGGTGAGAACAGGTAGAGGCCAACAGAACGACTTTCTCGAACGCCTTCGCAATCAGTTGAACCTGGTCGTCACCCCCGCCCAACGGAACATAGAAACACTCGTGTTCCAGCCTAGATGA